From Varibaculum massiliense, a single genomic window includes:
- a CDS encoding cation:dicarboxylate symporter family transporter, producing MAMLKRNKNKIEAGHETDLDVTDLTASKPYVPESKKPKKDNTHWLYIGVIIAVVAGIVFGLVAPDVAKEFKVVGTTFVRLITMMIVPVIFCTIVLGIGSVRAAASVGKAGGIALTYFIAMSTFALAIGLGVGNLIEPGSDLNIEASKDAVAQFTSGAKQEGEGVVGFIQSIIPDTFFSSLTSGSVLQTLFIALLVGFAVQSLGKTGDGILRAIAAIQKLVFKVLYMVLWLAPIGAFGAMAGVVGSTGAKAVGQMMLLMLAFYITCILFICIVLGSVLAIFTRFNIFKLMKYLGKEYLLIVATSSSESALPNLMRKMEHLGIHKATVGIVVPTGYSFNLDGTAIYLTMSAIFISDAMNKPLGLGEQIGLLLFMMIASKGAAGVSGAGIATLAAGLQSHRPELLDGVGVIVGIDRFMSEARALTNFTGNAVATLLVATWTKTVDRQRVSDVLNGKIPYHPQDDDVEVDLKNPSVEVKEEFPHTPQPDVEAIEKLTLEEQSSSKQE from the coding sequence ATGGCTATGCTCAAACGCAATAAAAATAAAATAGAAGCAGGTCACGAAACTGATTTGGATGTTACTGATCTAACTGCCAGTAAACCCTACGTACCTGAGAGTAAGAAACCGAAGAAAGATAATACCCACTGGCTATATATCGGGGTGATTATCGCGGTAGTCGCCGGGATCGTTTTCGGGTTAGTTGCCCCCGACGTAGCAAAAGAGTTCAAGGTAGTAGGCACTACCTTCGTCCGTCTGATTACCATGATGATTGTGCCGGTCATATTTTGCACGATCGTGTTGGGTATCGGGTCGGTACGTGCCGCTGCCTCGGTAGGTAAGGCTGGCGGAATCGCCCTAACTTACTTCATCGCTATGTCAACCTTCGCCCTAGCAATCGGCCTGGGAGTAGGCAATTTAATCGAGCCGGGCAGTGATTTAAATATTGAGGCCAGCAAAGATGCAGTTGCCCAGTTTACTTCGGGAGCCAAGCAAGAGGGCGAGGGGGTCGTTGGCTTTATCCAGTCGATTATCCCGGACACCTTCTTCTCCTCTTTAACCTCCGGGTCAGTGCTGCAAACTTTGTTCATTGCGCTGCTGGTAGGTTTCGCCGTCCAGAGCTTAGGTAAAACTGGGGATGGAATCTTACGCGCTATCGCCGCCATCCAAAAGCTTGTTTTCAAGGTACTTTATATGGTGCTGTGGCTGGCTCCGATTGGTGCGTTTGGAGCCATGGCCGGGGTAGTGGGATCTACCGGCGCCAAAGCCGTGGGGCAGATGATGCTTTTGATGTTGGCGTTCTATATAACCTGTATCTTGTTCATCTGCATCGTGCTAGGTTCGGTGCTGGCGATTTTCACGCGTTTCAACATCTTCAAACTTATGAAGTACCTGGGTAAAGAGTATTTGCTAATTGTGGCCACCTCCTCCTCGGAATCCGCCCTCCCCAACCTGATGCGCAAGATGGAACACCTGGGGATTCACAAGGCCACAGTAGGGATTGTGGTTCCTACCGGTTACTCATTTAACCTGGATGGGACCGCTATTTACCTGACCATGTCGGCTATCTTTATCTCTGACGCTATGAACAAGCCGTTGGGATTGGGCGAGCAAATAGGTCTGTTGCTGTTCATGATGATCGCATCTAAGGGCGCAGCGGGGGTTTCCGGAGCTGGGATTGCCACTCTGGCAGCCGGTTTGCAGTCGCATCGCCCCGAACTATTGGACGGCGTAGGGGTAATCGTGGGTATTGACCGCTTCATGTCCGAAGCGCGTGCCCTGACTAACTTCACCGGCAATGCCGTTGCCACCTTGCTCGTCGCTACCTGGACGAAAACTGTTGACCGGCAGCGGGTTTCCGATGTGCTTAACGGCAAGATTCCTTACCATCCCCAAGATGATGACGTTGAGGTTGACCTAAAGAACCCCTCGGTTGAGGTAAAGGAAGAGTTCCCGCATACTCCACAACCGGATGTGGAGGCCATCGAGAAGTTGACCTTGGAAGAGCAATCTTCCTCCAAGCAGGAGTAG